Proteins encoded within one genomic window of Oncorhynchus tshawytscha isolate Ot180627B linkage group LG02, Otsh_v2.0, whole genome shotgun sequence:
- the tpra1 gene encoding transmembrane protein adipocyte-associated 1 homolog, whose product MLDTVTAVVRFAQYNGSIFPTYVENTSAIPTWQPEFEANITKPHRCLQVLYEDIGESRVRFWDLVLLIPNVAFFMFLMWKLPSARAKIRLTSSPIFITFYILVFVVAAVGITRAIVSMTVSASSAATIIDKVLWEITRFFLLAIELSVIILGLAFGHLESKSSIKRVLAITAVLALGYSITQGTLEILYPDKHLSAEDFNIYGHGGRHFWLASSCFFFLVYSLIVILPKTPVRERISLPSKKSFYVYAAVLSLLNLVQGLGSALLCAGIIEGLCCVDVTTFLYFSVFAPLIYVTFLKGFFGSEPKILFSYKCQVDEPDDQADVHLPPTSTSGLGRKEQLEQGSFYSSTQIDGLTATGMAAYLDDVASGPFGAGSINSIDSDRWRAINA is encoded by the exons ATGCTTGACACCGTGACTGCAGTGGTGAGGTTTGCACAATACAATGGCAGCATATTCCCAACTTATGTGGAGAACACATCAGCAATTCCAACCTGGCAACCAGAGTTTGAGGCCAACATCACCAAGCCTCACAGATGTCTCCAGGTCCTATACGAGGACATTGGCGAGTCGAG AGTTCGGTTTTGGGACCTCGTGCTCCTCATTCCCAATGTGGCTTTCTTCATGTtcctgatgtggaaactgccCTCAGCCAGGGCCAAGATCCGGCTCACCTCCAGCCCCATCTTCATCACCTTCTACATACTG GTGTTTGTGGTGGCAGCGGTGGGAATCACCCGTGCCATAGTGTCCATGACCGTTAGTGCATCCAGTGCTGCCACCATCATTGACAAG GTGCTGTGGGAGATCACCCGCTTCTTTCTGCTAGCCATTGAGCTCAGTGTGATTATCTTGGGACTGGCTTTTG GCCACCTGGAGAGCAAGTCCAGTATAAAGCGTGTGCTGGCGATCACTGCTGTACTGGCACTGGGTTACTCCATCACACAG GGCACCCTGGAGATCCTGTACCCTGACAAGCACCTTTCCGCCGAGGATTTCAATATCTACGGCCACGGGGGACGCCACTTCTGGTTGGCCAGCTCCTGTTTCTTCTTCCTG GTGTACTCTCTGATTGTCATCCTTCCCAAAACCCCGGTGAGGGAGAGGATATCCCTGCCAT CTAAGAAGAGTTTCTATGTGTATGCTGCTGTCCTGTCCCTGCTCAATCTGGTCCAGGGCCTGGGCAGCGCCCTGCTGTGTGCCGGCATCATAGAGGGGCTCTG CTGCGTGGACGTCACCACCTTCCTCTACTTCTCCGTGTTTGCCCCGCTCATCTACGTCACCTTCCTCAAAGGCTTCTTCGG ctcAGAGCCCAAGATCCTCTTCTCCTACAAGTGCCAGGTGGACGAGCCGGACGACCAGGCAGACGTCCACCTGCCCCCCACCTCGACATCTGGTTTGGGCCGCAAGGAGCAGCTGGAGCAAGGCTCCTTCTACTCCAGCACCCAGATAGACGGTCTGACTGCCACCGGCATGGCTGCCTACCTGGACGACGTGGCCTCTGGTCCTTTTGGGGCGGGCAGCATCAACAGCATCGACAGCGACCGCTGGAGGGCCATCAACGCCTAA
- the LOC112223104 gene encoding E3 ubiquitin-protein ligase TRIM39, with the protein MSLCETEGPLQLDLSCPICLQLLSDPKSLPCGHVYCLACLGKYMDTDMASHFCPECQVAFQVAQALGNNFKMCSIIESYEATTAGKVSSVTDGDGGDCHQGVVSPDQSNDETSECLLDIEQQEPHHTGKEASETGLGDTSAVSPTPQKEELLVDVRTETEMAMMDKSKLLLASQVTELTLRLQLAEDRLREEEAREAEVRTTNALLRKRAAKLLEQMTELTLNYVSGMTELIEMELCPSEESMGGRVCQASELREKLREAQLRAKSLLTEQDSGVFSDGLQAEQPHIMRLMVQKPLEELDNKSKVNPGRACAELERRSAELRAGVGAAQRSLRCVLNPSEVTFDLDTAHPSLVLSEDLKTVTFSTKKQPYPALPTRFSSFLQVLSTQSFWGGEHRWEVELDGYSPWIIGVCYSEAVARSGLTSALESSQGSWCLMWFNNLLRAFEQSHNIPLKRTLAVHRLEITLSFKTQRLSFYNISQCSGKTHVYTFKANLTEPVHLAYRMMSGQPKAHITVCS; encoded by the coding sequence ATGTCACTGTGTGAGACTGAAGGACCCTTGCAGCTGGACCTGAGCTGCCCTATCTGTCTGCAACTCCTCTCTGACCCCAAGTCCCTGCCCTGCGGCCACGTCTACTGCTTGGCCTGCCTTGGGAAGTATATGGACACTGACATGGCCAGCCACTTCTGCCCTGAGTGCCAGGTTGCGTTCCAGGTCGCCCAGGCCCTTGGGAATAACTTCAAGATGTGCAGCATCATCGAGAGCTACGAAGCCACCACTGCAGGAAAGGTCAGCTCCGTCACAGATGGAGATGGTGGTGATTGCCACCAAGGGGTAGTGTCACCTGACCAGAGCAACGATGAGACGTCTGAGTGTTTATTAGACATAGAGCAACAGGAGCCACATCATACAGGGAAGGAGGCCTCTGAGACAGGCTTGGGAGATACATCTGCAGTGTCCCCTACTCCTCAGAAGGAAGAACTGCTGGTGGATGTAAGGACCGAGACGGAGATGGCGATGATGGACAAGTCTAAACTACTATTAGCATCTCAGGTAACGGAGCTGACGCTGAGGCTTCAGTTGGCTGAGGACCgactgagggaggaggaggcgAGGGAGGCCGAGGTCAGGACCACCAACGCCCTGTTGAGAAAAAGGGCGGCCAAGCTGCTAGAGCAGATGACGGAGCTGACTCTCAACTATGTTAGTGGGATGACGGAGTTGATCGAGATGGAACTGTGTCCCAGTGAGGAGAGCATGGGCGGACGTGTGTGCCAAGCGTCTGAGCTCAGGGAGAAGTTGAGGGAGGCCCAGCTCCGAGCCAAATCACTCCTGACCGAGCAAGACAGTGGGGTGTTCAGTGACGGGCTTCAGGCGGAACAACCGCACATCATGAGGCTGATGGTCCAGAAACCTCTAGAGGAGTTGGACAACAAGTCAAAAGTGAACCCGGGCCGTGCTTGCGCTGAGCTGGAACGGAGGAGTGCGGAGTTAAGGGCAGGAGTCGGGGCGGCCCAGCGCTCTCTGCGCTGCGTCCTCAACCCCTCAGAGGTGACCTTTGACTTAGACACGGCCCACCCCAGCCTGGTCCTGTCAGAGGACCTGAAGACGGTGACCTTCAGCACCAAAAAGCAGCCCTACCCGGCCCTGCCAACAAGGTTCAGTAGCTTCCTCCAGGTTCTGAGCACTCAGAGCTTTTGGGGAGGCGAGCATCGCTGGGAGGTGGAGCTGGACGGATATTCTCCGTGGATAATTGGGGTGTGCTACAGTGAGGCGGTAGCACGCAGCGGGCTAACAAGCGCCCTGGAGAGCAGCCAGGGCTCCTGGTGCCTGATGTGGTTCAACAACCTGCTGAGGGCCTTCGAGCAGAGCCATAACATCCCCCTGAAGAGAACCTTGGCAGTACACCGACTGGAGATCACGTTGAGCTTCAAGACTCAGAGGCTGAGCTTCTATAACATCAGCCAATGCAGTGGGAAGACTCACGTGTATACCTTTAAGGCGAACCTCACGGAGCCGGTGCATCTGGCCTATAGGATGATGTCAGGCCAACCGAAGGCACACATAACAGTATGCTCCTGA